In the Hordeum vulgare subsp. vulgare chromosome 7H, MorexV3_pseudomolecules_assembly, whole genome shotgun sequence genome, one interval contains:
- the LOC123407984 gene encoding uncharacterized protein LOC123407984 — protein MQSPSRLSLVSTSVTPVVPRLQGWADLPDGPLHSIVALLGSSIDLLAFAATCHSWRAAFSSYRSASNLCTLIPPLLIRPGGPNQDSSLPCIFSEKRSSVPENSRYMLRTRKVIDMANNNRALSCHFPQEIFENTHFAGSSHGHLICCYRGDCMVIDVFTGAVVSPPRLPFSDGYYGGTLTAPLTSPNSHLLVSTQSSLFDWPVGSDSWQELQLPHGWIYQIVQLNGQFIAMDYDTRIYTLRLAPRLGLQEISTEWCSEIELESYVRPWLVVCGNDLLMVDHFVQLSPEEPVCHRLDMSTEPATWVKVKTLDNWAIFVGGDERSPPFACVRPERWRGTCNSLYYAHHSDPWSVHGLRGHVDLDLGTGHSHFNLRKRFVPTAMAIWVYPSMFYSDGR, from the coding sequence ATGCAGAGCCCCAGCAGATTGTCACTAGTTTCAACTTCAGTTACCCCTGTTGTGCCTCGATTACAAGGTTGGGCCGATCTTCCGGATGGCCCGCTTCACTCCATTGTTGCTCTGTTGGGATCCTCCATTGACTTGCTTGCCTTTGCTGCGACATGCCACTCTTGGCGTGCAGCATTTTCTTCCTACCGATCTGCATCTAACTTGTGCACATTAATCCCACCTCTTCTCATCCGACCTGGTGGCCCTAACCAGGATTcttctcttccttgcattttttctGAAAAACGTTCTTCTGTTCCGGAGAATTCTCGTTACATGCTACGCACACGTAAGGTAATTGATATGGCTAACAATAATAGAGCCCTTAGCTGCCATTTTCCTCAAGAAATTTTTGAGAACACGCACTTTGCTGGTTCATCACATGGCCATCTCATCTGCTGCTACCGTGGAGATTGTATGGTTATCGATGTGTTTACAGGGGCCGTGGTTTCTCCTCCACGTCTTCCTTTTAGCGATGGCTACTATGGTGGCACTCTCACAGCTCCGCTTACATCTCCCAACTCACATCTCCTTGTAAGCACTCAATCCTCCCTGTTTGATTGGCCCGTTGGAAGTGACTCTTGGCAAGAACTCCAGCTTCCTCATGGATGGATATATCAGATCGTGCAGTTGAACGGCCAGTTCATTGCCATGGATTACGACACGAGGATCTATACTCTGCGGTTGGCCCCTCGGTTAGGCCTACAGGAGATATCTACCGAGTGGTGCAGCGAGATAGAGCTAGAATCTTATGTGCGGCCATGGCTTGTGGTCTGCGGCAACGATCTCCTCATGGTCGACCACTTCGTGCAGCTATCGCCCGAAGAGCCTGTGTGCCACCGCCTCGACATGTCGACTGAGCCTGCGACGTGGGTGAAGGTGAAGACGTTGGACAACTGGGCGATCTTCGTGGGTGGAGACGAGCGGAGCCCTCCGTTTGCTTGTGTGCGCCCCGAGCGGTGGAGAGGGACGTGCAACAGCTTGTACTACGCCCATCACTCCGATCCTTGGAGCGTGCACGGGCTGCGGGGTCATGTGGATCTTGATCTAGGGACCGGCCATTCCCACTTCAACTTGCGTAAGAGATTTGTGCCCACAGCAATGGCCATCTGGGTGTACCCGAGCATGTTTTACTCTGATGGACGGTGA